In Streptomyces nojiriensis, the sequence CCCGCCGGGCCATCGCCCGCGCGAACTCCGTGGCCACCACCTCACCGGCCACCGGCCGCAGAGCCGCCACCGCCGCCGTGATGTGCTGCAGCTGTGTGGCCGAAAGCCGCTCCAGGCCTTCCGGTCCCGCCGGTCCCGCCCGTCCCGCCGAGCCGTCCACGCCCGCGGCGTCGATCACGTACCGCCGGAAGAGCCCCACGAACCGGTCCGCGACCGCTGCCGCCTGCGCCTGTACGAACTCCCCGGCATCCAGGATCTCGGCGAGCGGCACCCCCTGCCGCACCAGCGCCAGCGTCGACTCCAGCAGCCGGCGGTTCGGGTACGTGACCAGGTCCCCGTCGATGGTCACGTAGCCGAGCTCCGCCGCCCGCCGGGTGTCCGCGGCGGTCGCCGTCGGACCGAACAGCTCCCGCAGGTCGCCCCGGGTCAGCGTCACCGGCTCCTCCTGGACCCAGTCCCGGGTCATCTCCCGTTCCAGGCCCAGCAGTTGGGACAGGCCGCCGCCCTGTTCCCAGGCGTGCAGGAGCTCGGCGATGCCGTTGACCGTGTAGCCGCGCCCCAGCAGATCGCTGATCAGGCGCAGCCGGGTCAGGTGATCGTCGGAGTACCAGGCGATCCGGCCCTCCCGGCGTGGCGGCGGCAGCAGCCCGCGCTCCTGGTAGTAGCGCAGGTTGCGCACCTTGACGCCGGCCGCGCGGGCCACGTCCTCGCGGCGGTAGCGCCCGCCGCTCCCGCCGCCGCTCCCGCCGCCGCTCTCGCTTCCGTCCTCCACCTGGCTGCTCACGCGCCAGAGTGTAGGAGCTACCGGAAGGTCACATCGGCCTCGGACGATCCTGCTTGACCGCCCGCAGGACCACGAACTTCGGCTCGCTCGCGACCACTTCGCTGTTGCCGAACAGCCGGCGCAGATGGGTGTGGTAGCCCATGTGCCGGTTGGCGACGATCCACAGCTCGCCGCCCGGCCGCAGCACCTTGCGCGACTGCGCGAACATCCGCAGCGCCGTCGCGTCCGTCGTGGCCTGGTGGGAGTGGAAGGGCGGGTTGCTGAGCACCAGGTCCACCGAGCCGGGGGAGAGCATCGCGACCCCGTCGCCCACGTGGAACTCGGCGGTGCGCCGGCCCTCGCGGATGTTCGCCCGGTAGGTCGCCCGCGCGGATTCGACCGCCTGGTAGGACTCGTCCGTGAACACGACCTCGGCGTCCGGGTCGTGGACCTGGACGGCCGTGCCGACGACGCCGTTCCCGCAGCCGAGGTCCACGACCCGGGCACCGTCGGTGTTGGTCGGCAGGTTCTGCAGGAAGAAGCGGGTGCCGACGTCGAGCCGGTCGGCGCAGAAGATCCCGGCGTGGTTGACGACGGACAGGCCGGAGGCCGACCCGGCGTCCTCGTCCACCGTGTACGTCAGCGGCCAGGGCCCGGCGGACGCGGGACGGGTCGCCCCGGGGGTGCCCGGCGTGCAGAAGATCAGCCGGGCCTTCTTCTCCGCGAGCGAGGTCTTCGTAGGGCCGAGGATCTTCTCGAAGAGGCGCAGCGTGGAGGTGTGGATCTCCTTGACCATGCCGGTGCCGACGACGACGGTGCCCGCGTGCACGTGCGGGGCCAGCCGGTACAGCTGGTCCTCCAGCAGCGCCAGGCTCTTGGGCACGCGCACCAGCAGGACGTCGATCCGCTCGGGCGGCGGGTCCTGGGTGGTCAGCAGGGTCACCGTCGACTTGGACGTCCCGATGCCGGCCCGGTCCAGGTTCGCGGCGGTGGCGGCGCGGGTGAGGGCGGAGTCGGTGATCTGCGTCGGGTGGTACGCGGCGAGCGCCGTCGTCAGCGTCCCCCAGCGGTCCCCGAGCACGACGATCCGGCCGGCGGCGGCCAGGTCCACCGGCCCGCGTTCCCCGGTACCGGAGTCGAGGTGGCGCAGCAGGTACTCGTCGGCGGCGTCCCAGGCGCGGAGCCGGTCGCGCGGGTCCTCGGGGAAGCGGGTGAGCTCGTAGGAGCCGAAGGGTGTGGTGAGGTGGTTCATATGGGGCCCAGGCTATCCGAGCCGAAGGCCCGACCCCGCATGCGCGGGGCCGGGCGGCACGCTACTCGGGGAACTCGCCGGCCATGGCGGCCGCCATCCGCAGGTAGGGGCGGGCCTCGGTGGCCCGGCCGAGGCGCTCCAGGGTGCGACCGAGCATCAGCTGTGCGTAGTCCTCCACCGGCCAGCGCTCCAGGATGGCGCGGAGCTCGCGCTCGGCGCGGGAGAGCTGGGCGGAGTGGTAGTAGGCGCGGGCCAGCAGCAGCCGCGGCGCCAGCTGCTCGGGGGTCTCGCCCGCCAGCGTCTCCAGGATGCGGGCGGCCGTCGCGTACTCCTTCGCGTCGAAGAAGAGCTGGGCGCGCGCCCAGCGCTCGGCTGCCGTCCCGTGCTCGAAGTACGTCGTCGGCGCGTTCATCGCGTCCCTTCCGCCGTTCAGGTGATCTGTCCGCTGCCTCCAACACACCCCGGCCGTGGAACATTCCGCTCTCCACCGGCACCCCCTCGGGGCTAGGTTGTCCGCATGAGCAATCTCGATCGCCAGCCCGCTCTCTCCGCGTGCGGCGGCCGCGGCTTCGTCGTGGCCGAACCGGTGCGCGAGCTCCTCAGCCCGCGCACGGTCAGGCTCGGAGAGTCCACCGAGGTCCGCCGGCTCCTGCCCAACCTGGGTCGCCGCATGGTGGGCGCCTGGTGCTTCGTGGACCACTACGGCCCGGACGACATCGCCGACGAGCCCGGCATGCAGGTCGCACCGCACCCGCACTCCGGGCTCCAGACGGTGAGCTGGCTGCACGAGGGCGAGGTGCTGCACCGCGACAGCGTCGGCAGCCTGGAGACGATCCGGCCCCGGGAGCTGGGCCTGATGACCTCCGGCCGCGGCATCAGCCACTCGGAGGAGAGCCCGCGCCCGCACGCCCGCTTCCTGCACGGCGCCCAGCTGTGGGTGGCCCTGCCGGACGCCCACCGCGACGTCGAACCGCACTTCCAGCACCACGCCGACCTCCCGCGGGTGACGGCCCCGGGGCTGACGGCGACGGTGATCCTGGGCAGCCTGGACACGGCGACCTCGCCCGGGACGGCGTACACCCCCATCGTCGGCGCGGACCTCGCCCTCGCGGCGGGCACGGAAACCCGCCTCCCCCTCGACCCGGACTTCGAGTACGCGGTCCTGTCGATGTCGGGCGAGGCCCACGTGGACGGCGTCCCGGTCCTCCCGGGCTCGATGCTCTACCTCGGCTGCGGCCGCACCGAACTCCCCCTGCGGGCGACCTCGGACGCGGGCCTGATGCTCCTGGGCGGCGAGCCGTTCGAGGAGGAGATCGTGATGTTCTGGAACTGGATCGGCCGGAGCAACGAGGAGATCGTCCAGTTCCGCAAGGACTGGATGGAGGGCACCCGCTACGGCGAAGTGAAGGGCTACGACGGCCCTCCGATCCCCGCCCCGCAGC encodes:
- a CDS encoding MerR family transcriptional regulator, whose protein sequence is MSSQVEDGSESGGGSGGGSGGRYRREDVARAAGVKVRNLRYYQERGLLPPPRREGRIAWYSDDHLTRLRLISDLLGRGYTVNGIAELLHAWEQGGGLSQLLGLEREMTRDWVQEEPVTLTRGDLRELFGPTATAADTRRAAELGYVTIDGDLVTYPNRRLLESTLALVRQGVPLAEILDAGEFVQAQAAAVADRFVGLFRRYVIDAAGVDGSAGRAGPAGPEGLERLSATQLQHITAAVAALRPVAGEVVATEFARAMARRVDTEVAELLRTEQ
- a CDS encoding methyltransferase is translated as MNHLTTPFGSYELTRFPEDPRDRLRAWDAADEYLLRHLDSGTGERGPVDLAAAGRIVVLGDRWGTLTTALAAYHPTQITDSALTRAATAANLDRAGIGTSKSTVTLLTTQDPPPERIDVLLVRVPKSLALLEDQLYRLAPHVHAGTVVVGTGMVKEIHTSTLRLFEKILGPTKTSLAEKKARLIFCTPGTPGATRPASAGPWPLTYTVDEDAGSASGLSVVNHAGIFCADRLDVGTRFFLQNLPTNTDGARVVDLGCGNGVVGTAVQVHDPDAEVVFTDESYQAVESARATYRANIREGRRTAEFHVGDGVAMLSPGSVDLVLSNPPFHSHQATTDATALRMFAQSRKVLRPGGELWIVANRHMGYHTHLRRLFGNSEVVASEPKFVVLRAVKQDRPRPM
- a CDS encoding tetratricopeptide repeat protein, translating into MNAPTTYFEHGTAAERWARAQLFFDAKEYATAARILETLAGETPEQLAPRLLLARAYYHSAQLSRAERELRAILERWPVEDYAQLMLGRTLERLGRATEARPYLRMAAAMAGEFPE
- a CDS encoding pirin family protein, which translates into the protein MSNLDRQPALSACGGRGFVVAEPVRELLSPRTVRLGESTEVRRLLPNLGRRMVGAWCFVDHYGPDDIADEPGMQVAPHPHSGLQTVSWLHEGEVLHRDSVGSLETIRPRELGLMTSGRGISHSEESPRPHARFLHGAQLWVALPDAHRDVEPHFQHHADLPRVTAPGLTATVILGSLDTATSPGTAYTPIVGADLALAAGTETRLPLDPDFEYAVLSMSGEAHVDGVPVLPGSMLYLGCGRTELPLRATSDAGLMLLGGEPFEEEIVMFWNWIGRSNEEIVQFRKDWMEGTRYGEVKGYDGPPIPAPQLPPGPLKARGRMR